The following are from one region of the Pseudohongiella spirulinae genome:
- the xseA gene encoding exodeoxyribonuclease VII large subunit — MIKPSATPSPEQSVLSVSTLNRLARSLLEDCFPAVTVEGEISNLAMPGSGHWYLTLKDEQAQIRCAMFRNRNATVRLRPTNGMQVLVKGKLSLYEGRGDYQLILESMQDAGAGALQRAFEALKQKLADEGLFDPQGKQALPRKTRHIAVITSPAGAVLHDIISVLSRRDPTLKVTVIPVPVQGADSPDAITKALQSANALRDRLAIDVVLLARGGGSLEDLQAFNSETVARAIAISSLPVVSAVGHETDVSIADFVADVRAPTPSAAAELLSADQSILLRQLEQFSQRLLRQMTALLNQRQQQLDWLRRRLQHPGRRLQDQSQQLGQLEQRLIRAVRRMIEQRQLKLQMLARNLDNISPLQTLQRGYSITRNEPNGVLTSVTQASEGDTILTRLSDGEIVSTVTQVIRGGTHE, encoded by the coding sequence ATGATAAAACCGTCAGCAACACCGTCTCCGGAACAAAGCGTCCTTAGCGTCAGCACTCTCAACCGGCTGGCCCGCAGCCTGCTTGAAGACTGTTTTCCAGCCGTCACAGTCGAAGGTGAAATATCCAACCTGGCCATGCCAGGATCCGGTCACTGGTACCTGACCCTGAAAGATGAGCAGGCGCAGATCCGTTGCGCCATGTTCCGCAACCGCAATGCGACAGTCCGCCTGCGACCAACTAACGGTATGCAGGTCCTGGTGAAAGGAAAATTAAGTCTGTATGAGGGCCGCGGCGACTATCAACTGATTCTGGAGTCCATGCAGGATGCCGGCGCCGGAGCACTGCAACGCGCCTTTGAGGCACTCAAGCAAAAACTGGCTGACGAAGGTTTGTTTGACCCACAAGGCAAACAGGCACTGCCGCGAAAAACCCGACATATTGCCGTGATCACCTCACCTGCTGGCGCAGTGCTGCATGACATCATCAGCGTATTGAGTCGTCGCGACCCTACCTTGAAAGTCACTGTGATCCCGGTTCCGGTGCAGGGTGCAGATTCCCCGGATGCCATCACAAAAGCTTTGCAATCGGCTAATGCTCTCAGAGATCGACTGGCCATTGATGTCGTGCTGCTCGCAAGAGGCGGTGGTTCGCTCGAAGATCTGCAGGCGTTTAACAGCGAGACTGTGGCGCGCGCCATCGCCATAAGCAGCTTACCGGTTGTCAGCGCAGTCGGTCATGAAACAGATGTCAGCATTGCCGATTTTGTTGCAGATGTACGCGCACCCACTCCCTCGGCTGCCGCTGAGTTACTGAGCGCCGATCAATCAATCCTGTTGCGCCAGCTTGAACAATTCAGCCAGCGTCTGCTGCGTCAGATGACAGCCTTGCTCAACCAGCGCCAGCAGCAGCTGGATTGGCTTCGACGTCGGCTCCAGCATCCTGGTCGACGTCTGCAGGACCAGTCACAACAACTTGGGCAGCTGGAACAACGACTGATCAGAGCGGTTCGCAGGATGATTGAGCAAAGGCAACTGAAACTGCAGATGTTGGCCCGAAACCTTGATAACATCAGCCCTCTGCAGACATTGCAGCGGGGTTACAGCATTACCCGCAATGAGCCGAATGGCGTTCTGACTTCCGTCACACAGGCCAGTGAGGGCGACACAATATTGACACGATTGTCTGACGGAGAAATCGTCAGCACAGTTACCCAGGTGATTCGTGGAGGAACACATGAATAA
- the tadA gene encoding tRNA adenosine(34) deaminase TadA — protein sequence MQQALALAARAAELGEVPVGAVLVKDGQVIGQGFNQPVRAHDVTAHAEIQALRDAGQHLGNYRLPGTTLYVTIEPCTMCYGAIVHARVQRLVFGATEPKYGAVVSGQQLAQSGRFNHQPQISSGILAGPCGQMMRDFFAQRRLQGRQTVTRP from the coding sequence ATGCAGCAAGCACTGGCGCTTGCGGCTCGCGCCGCTGAGCTGGGCGAAGTGCCCGTCGGTGCAGTGCTGGTGAAAGACGGGCAGGTCATTGGGCAGGGTTTCAACCAGCCGGTCAGAGCGCACGATGTGACGGCGCATGCCGAAATTCAGGCCTTGCGTGATGCCGGTCAGCATCTGGGTAATTACCGACTGCCCGGCACGACGCTCTATGTCACCATTGAACCCTGCACCATGTGCTACGGTGCCATTGTGCATGCGCGGGTTCAACGCCTTGTGTTTGGTGCTACTGAACCCAAATATGGCGCAGTTGTCAGTGGCCAGCAATTGGCGCAGAGCGGTCGCTTCAATCATCAGCCGCAGATTTCGTCAGGTATTTTGGCCGGGCCGTGTGGACAAATGATGCGTGATTTCTTTGCACAACGACGGCTACAGGGCAGGCAGACAGTCACCAGACCATGA
- the guaA gene encoding glutamine-hydrolyzing GMP synthase, protein MTQTNIHSQKILILDFGSQYTQLIARRIRELGVYCEIWDYQCTEQEVRDFAADGIVFSGGPETATLADSPQAAAYLFELDVPLLGICYGMQTMAEQLGGKVEASDKSEFGYAKVNLCAPGALFAGIEDHVNSEGVAQLDVWMSHGDKVVRVPPGFVISAETDSAPIAAMADEQRRFYGVQFHPEVTHTLQGQRILERFVRDICGCEALWTSANIIEDAINTVREQVGDDHVLLGLSGGVDSSVVAALLHRAIGKQLTCVFVDNGLLRLNEGDQVMATFARNMGVKVIRVDAEELFLSRLAGVEDPEQKRKIIGNTFIEVFDTEAAKIPNVKWLAQGTIYPDVIESAGSRTGKAHVIKSHHNVGGLPEHMTLKLVEPLRELFKDEVRRIGVELGLPYDMVYRHPFPGPGLGVRILGEVKKEYCEVLRRADAIFIEELHKADYYHKVSQAFAVFLPVRSVGVVGDGRRYSWVIAVRAVETIDFMTARWARLPYELLETVSNRIINEITDVSRVTYDISSKPPATIEWE, encoded by the coding sequence ATGACCCAGACCAATATCCACAGCCAGAAAATCCTGATTCTTGATTTTGGATCTCAATACACCCAGTTGATTGCTCGCCGTATCAGGGAACTGGGTGTGTATTGTGAGATCTGGGACTACCAGTGCACTGAGCAGGAAGTGCGGGATTTTGCGGCGGATGGCATTGTGTTTTCCGGAGGTCCCGAAACGGCAACTCTGGCGGACTCACCACAGGCAGCGGCCTACCTGTTTGAATTGGATGTACCATTGCTGGGAATCTGCTATGGCATGCAGACTATGGCGGAACAGTTGGGCGGTAAGGTTGAAGCCTCCGATAAATCCGAATTTGGCTATGCCAAAGTAAATCTGTGCGCGCCAGGCGCTCTGTTTGCTGGCATAGAAGATCATGTCAACTCAGAAGGAGTCGCACAGCTGGACGTCTGGATGAGCCACGGTGACAAAGTAGTCAGAGTGCCACCCGGGTTTGTGATCAGTGCGGAAACCGATAGTGCGCCGATAGCGGCCATGGCTGATGAGCAGCGTCGTTTCTACGGAGTGCAGTTTCACCCGGAAGTTACTCACACCCTGCAGGGGCAGCGCATATTGGAACGCTTTGTCAGAGATATTTGTGGCTGCGAAGCGTTGTGGACATCTGCCAATATCATTGAGGATGCCATCAATACTGTACGTGAACAGGTAGGTGATGATCATGTTTTGTTGGGACTGTCAGGGGGAGTTGATTCTTCGGTGGTCGCAGCATTATTACATCGAGCGATCGGCAAGCAGTTGACTTGTGTGTTTGTGGACAATGGATTGCTGCGTTTGAACGAAGGTGATCAAGTCATGGCGACTTTTGCCCGCAACATGGGGGTGAAGGTTATCCGCGTGGATGCTGAAGAGCTGTTCCTCAGCCGTTTGGCAGGTGTCGAAGATCCTGAGCAAAAGCGCAAGATTATTGGCAATACATTTATTGAAGTGTTTGACACTGAGGCAGCTAAAATTCCTAACGTGAAATGGCTTGCCCAGGGAACGATTTATCCGGATGTCATTGAGTCAGCCGGATCCCGCACTGGCAAGGCACACGTTATCAAGTCGCATCATAACGTTGGTGGTCTGCCGGAGCACATGACACTGAAACTGGTTGAGCCCCTGCGTGAGCTTTTCAAAGATGAAGTGCGACGAATTGGTGTCGAGTTGGGGCTGCCTTACGATATGGTTTATCGACATCCATTTCCCGGACCGGGTCTCGGGGTTCGTATTCTGGGTGAAGTTAAAAAAGAATACTGCGAAGTTCTGCGCCGCGCCGATGCCATATTCATAGAAGAACTGCATAAGGCTGATTACTACCATAAGGTGAGTCAGGCGTTTGCTGTGTTTCTGCCGGTTCGCTCAGTCGGTGTTGTGGGCGATGGTCGACGTTACTCCTGGGTGATTGCAGTTCGGGCCGTGGAAACCATCGATTTTATGACTGCCCGCTGGGCTCGGCTGCCTTATGAGCTGCTCGAAACTGTATCAAATCGTATTATCAATGAGATTACCGATGTTTCCAGGGTGACTTATGATATTTCTTCCAAACCGCCAGCCACAATTGAATGGGAATAA
- a CDS encoding DsbA family protein, translating to MNKREQQRLIREQKQQAAERKQKLQKNLTRAALVILVPLVLIGVLYGFLGQGEVYAPDQVGAADHVKGNPDAPITMVVYADFQCPACATEHRVMAQAWPRIAERVQLVFRHYPLTSTHQHAWSAALYAEAAGAQGKFWEMYDLLFLNQAYWSTLIDVESEFDGYLEQLDLDVEQAHQDMASDVLAQKVRNDQRGGTRAGVRSTPALFVNGRQNPVPQNPIDMIALVNRHSES from the coding sequence ATGAATAAACGCGAACAGCAACGATTGATTCGTGAACAGAAACAACAGGCCGCGGAGCGCAAGCAGAAGTTACAGAAAAACCTCACCCGCGCTGCGCTGGTCATCCTGGTTCCGCTGGTGCTTATCGGTGTGCTTTATGGATTCCTCGGGCAGGGTGAAGTGTATGCGCCCGATCAGGTCGGCGCTGCAGACCATGTAAAAGGCAACCCTGACGCACCAATAACGATGGTTGTCTATGCAGACTTTCAGTGTCCGGCCTGCGCGACCGAACACCGCGTCATGGCGCAAGCCTGGCCACGCATTGCTGAGCGCGTACAGCTTGTGTTCCGACATTACCCGCTGACAAGTACCCACCAGCACGCCTGGTCAGCGGCGCTGTATGCTGAAGCCGCTGGCGCGCAGGGAAAATTCTGGGAGATGTATGACCTGCTGTTTCTGAACCAGGCCTATTGGTCAACGCTGATCGATGTAGAAAGTGAATTCGATGGTTACCTTGAGCAACTGGATCTGGACGTCGAACAGGCTCATCAGGACATGGCATCCGATGTATTGGCGCAAAAGGTGAGAAACGATCAGCGCGGCGGAACCCGCGCAGGTGTGCGATCCACACCCGCTCTGTTTGTTAATGGTCGCCAGAACCCCGTACCGCAAAACCCCATCGACATGATTGCTCTGGTCAACCGTCACAGCGAATCATAA
- the guaB gene encoding IMP dehydrogenase yields the protein MLRIAEEALTFDDVLLLPAHSSVLPKTVSLRTRLTRDIALNIPLMSAAMDTVTEARLAIAMAQEGGIGVIHKNMTIEQQAREVKQVKKFESGVVKDPITITPDASISDLIALMRENDISGMPVVTGRQLVGIVTSRDVRFEANLEARVDTIMTPKQSLVTVKEDASHEHIKELLHQHRIEKILVVNDEFELRGLITLKDIRKSEDFPNASKDQQGRLRVAAAVGTSADTEDRVHALVEAGVDVIVVDTAHGHSKGVIDMVRRIKGLYPEVGVIGGNIATAQAARDLAAAGADAVKVGIGPGSICTTRIVTGVGVPQISAVSNVIDALKDTDVCVISDGGIRFSGDIAKVVAAGAHVVMIGSLLAGTEEAPGEVELYQGRSYKAYRGMGSLGAMSQSQGSSDRYFQDAASGVEKLVPEGIEGRVPYKGPMSGIVHQLMGGLRSSMGYTGCEDIDTMRTKPEFVKITASGMQESHVHDVSITKEAPNYRVS from the coding sequence ATGTTACGCATTGCTGAAGAAGCGCTGACATTTGACGATGTTCTGCTTCTGCCCGCCCACTCCTCTGTGTTGCCCAAGACAGTCAGTCTGAGGACTCGATTGACCCGGGACATCGCTCTGAATATACCCCTGATGTCCGCCGCCATGGATACTGTGACCGAGGCGCGCCTGGCCATTGCCATGGCGCAGGAAGGGGGTATTGGCGTCATACACAAAAATATGACTATTGAGCAGCAGGCCCGTGAAGTCAAACAGGTCAAAAAGTTTGAAAGTGGCGTTGTCAAAGATCCGATTACCATTACACCTGACGCCTCAATCAGCGACTTGATCGCGTTGATGCGGGAGAACGACATCTCCGGTATGCCGGTGGTGACAGGTCGTCAGCTGGTTGGCATTGTCACCAGCCGTGATGTCCGATTTGAGGCGAATCTTGAGGCGCGTGTTGACACCATCATGACGCCCAAGCAAAGCCTGGTAACTGTGAAAGAAGATGCCAGTCATGAGCACATCAAAGAGCTGCTGCATCAGCATCGTATCGAGAAGATTCTGGTCGTTAATGATGAATTTGAACTGCGCGGTCTGATAACACTCAAGGATATTCGCAAATCAGAAGATTTTCCCAATGCCTCCAAGGATCAACAGGGTCGGTTGCGCGTAGCGGCTGCCGTTGGTACCAGTGCTGACACAGAAGATCGGGTTCATGCTCTGGTTGAAGCGGGAGTTGATGTGATTGTTGTCGATACCGCGCACGGTCACTCGAAAGGCGTGATCGACATGGTTCGCCGTATCAAGGGGCTGTATCCGGAAGTCGGTGTGATAGGCGGCAATATTGCAACAGCTCAGGCAGCGCGGGATTTGGCTGCGGCCGGTGCGGATGCTGTAAAAGTGGGAATCGGCCCTGGCTCAATCTGCACCACAAGGATTGTAACTGGTGTCGGCGTACCCCAGATCTCAGCTGTTTCCAACGTGATTGATGCGCTGAAGGATACTGACGTTTGTGTTATATCCGATGGTGGTATCCGGTTTTCCGGTGATATTGCGAAGGTTGTCGCTGCAGGCGCTCATGTCGTCATGATTGGCAGCTTGCTGGCCGGTACTGAAGAGGCGCCGGGCGAAGTGGAACTCTATCAGGGCAGAAGCTACAAGGCGTATCGCGGTATGGGTTCCCTGGGCGCCATGTCGCAGAGCCAGGGGTCCAGTGACCGGTATTTCCAGGATGCCGCCTCCGGTGTAGAGAAACTGGTTCCGGAAGGTATTGAAGGCCGCGTGCCTTACAAGGGCCCGATGTCCGGAATTGTGCATCAGCTGATGGGCGGTCTTCGCTCAAGCATGGGGTACACGGGTTGCGAAGATATCGACACCATGCGAACCAAACCGGAGTTTGTGAAAATTACCGCCTCCGGAATGCAGGAAAGTCATGTCCATGATGTCAGCATAACCAAAGAAGCGCCTAATTACCGCGTCAGCTGA
- a CDS encoding methyl-accepting chemotaxis protein, whose protein sequence is MFSRVSAPDLPVTLLFLAQLGLAGQSWIALSGVNLLVALAFLAGTLACTVLIWLRSNQRGASAELLQVLRTVNEAQGDLSSRMAESGDSQQIETARLFNQFMDRLRVALEDLRSHSIRVTLTSAQGRKVAEEASRDAGKQEDYSEVIYNASEETATAIEQLSRWTSNIADLNSRHLSTAQDAVQDLVTANSQIREIGTMMQQFHGTVSQLEKTSESIRAILGTVQGFAAQTNMLALNAAIEAARAGEQGRGFAVVADEVRDLAVKVRGSADEIGSLLEEMINVVSETSSGTEKMITETDFARSSIDKSASEFEHMVTGFQSTHTDLLQVSSAAEQLSVSNQDIRSRSHEIRELGVRIRQDMEKNNEQTQELLDSTDKALHKLCQFRIGRGELEEVLERLEHRRDQIEPELARLLADGVDMFDRNHQAIPGTNPVKFDVSYARAFQQACQQFIDQWAAEDDGALYCLPLDNKGYVAIHRSELSQEPTGDPEIDLARSRHMRFFQNRDIPYMGRFRLQSYLRDTGEVMFNLSVPIHINGNYWGGLFLGLPAARLGL, encoded by the coding sequence ATGTTCTCCAGAGTCTCTGCTCCAGACCTCCCTGTAACTCTGTTATTTCTTGCGCAACTCGGCCTCGCCGGCCAGTCCTGGATCGCACTCAGTGGTGTCAATTTGCTGGTTGCACTGGCATTTCTGGCGGGTACGCTGGCCTGCACAGTCCTGATCTGGCTGCGCAGCAATCAGCGTGGTGCCAGCGCCGAGCTGTTGCAGGTGCTGCGAACTGTCAATGAAGCGCAGGGAGATCTGTCGTCCCGTATGGCAGAGAGCGGCGATAGTCAGCAGATTGAGACTGCCCGGCTGTTTAATCAATTCATGGATCGATTGCGGGTGGCACTGGAGGATCTTCGGAGCCACAGTATCCGTGTGACGTTGACGTCAGCCCAGGGACGTAAAGTCGCTGAAGAGGCCAGTCGTGACGCTGGCAAGCAGGAAGACTACTCCGAGGTTATTTACAACGCCAGTGAGGAGACAGCGACGGCTATTGAACAGCTTTCACGCTGGACCAGTAATATTGCCGATCTCAATTCCCGGCACTTGTCGACCGCTCAGGATGCAGTACAGGATCTGGTTACGGCCAACAGCCAGATACGCGAGATTGGCACCATGATGCAACAGTTTCACGGTACTGTGTCGCAGTTGGAGAAAACCTCTGAAAGTATCAGGGCAATTTTGGGCACAGTGCAGGGCTTTGCCGCACAGACCAATATGTTGGCACTGAACGCGGCGATTGAGGCTGCCCGGGCAGGCGAACAAGGACGCGGTTTTGCCGTGGTGGCGGATGAAGTGCGGGATCTGGCGGTCAAGGTGCGCGGCTCGGCGGACGAAATTGGCTCGCTGCTGGAAGAGATGATAAACGTCGTTTCTGAAACATCAAGCGGGACAGAAAAAATGATCACTGAAACGGATTTCGCTCGCAGCTCCATCGATAAATCAGCCTCAGAGTTCGAACACATGGTTACCGGCTTTCAGTCTACTCATACAGATCTGCTGCAGGTCAGCTCGGCGGCAGAGCAACTGTCAGTCAGTAACCAGGATATTCGTTCCCGCAGTCATGAAATTCGTGAACTGGGCGTGCGGATTCGTCAGGATATGGAAAAGAACAACGAGCAGACCCAGGAGCTGCTCGATTCCACCGACAAGGCCCTGCATAAGCTTTGCCAATTCCGGATTGGACGGGGAGAGCTTGAGGAGGTACTGGAGAGACTGGAGCACCGGCGCGACCAGATAGAACCTGAGCTTGCTCGTCTGCTTGCAGATGGTGTGGATATGTTTGACCGGAATCATCAGGCGATTCCTGGCACTAACCCGGTAAAATTCGACGTCTCCTATGCCAGAGCCTTTCAACAAGCCTGCCAGCAGTTTATCGATCAGTGGGCAGCAGAAGATGACGGCGCGCTCTACTGTTTGCCTTTGGACAACAAAGGATATGTGGCCATTCATCGTAGCGAGTTATCACAGGAACCGACGGGTGATCCCGAAATTGATCTGGCCAGAAGTCGTCATATGCGTTTCTTCCAGAACCGTGATATCCCTTACATGGGGCGTTTCAGGTTGCAGAGTTATTTGCGTGATACCGGAGAGGTTATGTTTAACCTCTCCGTGCCAATTCATATTAACGGAAATTATTGGGGCGGCCTGTTTCTCGGCCTGCCGGCGGCCCGTCTGGGCTTATGA